A genome region from Akkermansiaceae bacterium includes the following:
- a CDS encoding phosphoribosylglycinamide formyltransferase, translating into MELEPWHPPAVVYTRSVLSLGILGSGSGSNMQAILDAIAAGGLSARVALVLSDNPSAQILARAQANGIPAGVIDCSPHRMKFPEETQRETARRLIAAGVDLVCLAGFMRLVKKPLLDAFPARILNIHPSLLPAFPGLEAWKQAIAVGAEESGATVHLVDSGMDTGPILAQARVGVLPGDTPESLHARIQAAEHRLYPETIANYASQLNL; encoded by the coding sequence ATGGAACTTGAACCTTGGCACCCGCCCGCTGTCGTTTACACAAGGTCCGTGCTCTCCCTCGGAATACTCGGCTCAGGCTCCGGCTCGAACATGCAGGCCATCCTGGATGCCATCGCTGCGGGCGGCCTGTCCGCTCGCGTCGCCCTCGTCCTTTCCGACAATCCATCCGCCCAGATCCTCGCGCGCGCGCAAGCCAACGGCATCCCGGCGGGCGTCATCGACTGCTCCCCGCACCGGATGAAATTTCCGGAGGAAACGCAGCGTGAAACCGCCCGGCGGCTCATCGCGGCAGGTGTGGACCTGGTCTGTCTGGCCGGATTCATGCGTCTCGTGAAAAAGCCGCTGCTCGATGCCTTTCCCGCCCGCATCCTGAACATCCACCCATCCTTGCTGCCCGCCTTTCCCGGCCTGGAGGCATGGAAGCAGGCCATTGCTGTGGGCGCGGAGGAAAGCGGAGCCACCGTCCACCTGGTCGATTCCGGGATGGATACCGGCCCCATCCTTGCGCAGGCCCGGGTCGGTGTCCTTCCCGGTGATACCCCGGAATCCCTCCACGCCCGCATCCAGGCGGCGGAGCACCGGCTCTACCCGGAAACCATCGCGAACTACGCCAGCCAGCTCAACCTATGA
- a CDS encoding integration host factor subunit beta — protein MPSSTTKRQLVSRITDKLGLKGVAITQQDTTMVIQSFIDEVMESLANGNNVVLRNFGVFEVKEMKAKVGRNPKDPGKLVTIPARAAVKFKPGKEMKEKVAASLQLIREREQ, from the coding sequence ATGCCGTCATCCACCACAAAGCGCCAACTCGTTTCCAGGATCACCGACAAGCTAGGCCTCAAGGGCGTGGCGATCACGCAGCAGGACACCACCATGGTGATCCAGTCGTTCATCGATGAGGTCATGGAATCCCTCGCCAACGGAAACAATGTGGTGCTCAGGAACTTCGGGGTTTTCGAAGTCAAGGAGATGAAGGCCAAGGTCGGCCGCAATCCGAAGGATCCGGGAAAGCTTGTCACCATCCCCGCCCGCGCCGCGGTGAAGTTCAAGCCGGGCAAGGAGATGAAGGAAAAGGTCGCCGCCAGCCTCCAGCTCATCCGGGAGCGTGAGCAATAG
- the lpxK gene encoding tetraacyldisaccharide 4'-kinase, which translates to MKERIDELEQWGADVIFGRAKGFRASLMRMLMFGLSGIFRILVQLRIARYRSGWKPQEFLGVQVVSIGNITLGGTGKTPVVELLAKSLRDRGRKVAILSRGYKSKKLDRAQKWTGADGRPFPADRMPKVVSTGSALLLDSKFAGDEPFMLAKNLDGVAVVVDKNRVKGGRFAIGEMKSEILMLDDGMQYLDLAHSIDIVLIDSKSPFGTGSLLPRGTLREPPRNLRRASYILITKCDGTANGELIARIRKYNATAEIIECAHGPIHLENLYTREREPLSFLEGKWVGAISAIAVPENFEKSLAALGAKVEIRRRFSDHHRFTRRDVDQFMQRCVERDMEIIVTTEKDAVRFPKPTEINVPIYFLRIEVEILSGQEAWDGMVDLICNPPPVRDSVLRNAGEFRV; encoded by the coding sequence ATGAAAGAGCGGATCGACGAGCTGGAACAATGGGGGGCGGATGTGATTTTCGGCCGCGCCAAGGGCTTCCGCGCCAGCCTCATGCGCATGCTCATGTTCGGCCTTTCCGGCATTTTCCGCATCCTCGTGCAACTGCGCATCGCGCGCTACCGCAGTGGCTGGAAGCCCCAGGAATTCCTCGGCGTCCAGGTCGTCTCCATCGGCAACATCACCCTCGGCGGCACCGGCAAGACCCCTGTCGTGGAGCTCCTCGCGAAATCCCTGCGCGACCGCGGCAGGAAGGTCGCCATCCTCTCACGCGGCTATAAGAGCAAGAAGCTCGACCGCGCCCAGAAATGGACGGGTGCGGATGGAAGACCGTTCCCCGCCGATCGCATGCCCAAGGTCGTCTCCACCGGCTCCGCCCTGCTCTTGGATTCCAAGTTCGCGGGGGACGAGCCCTTCATGCTCGCGAAGAACCTGGATGGTGTCGCCGTCGTCGTGGACAAGAACCGCGTCAAAGGCGGGCGTTTCGCCATCGGCGAGATGAAGTCCGAGATCCTGATGCTTGATGACGGCATGCAATACCTCGATCTCGCCCACTCCATCGACATCGTCCTGATCGACTCGAAGTCCCCTTTCGGCACAGGCTCTCTCCTCCCGCGCGGCACCCTCCGGGAGCCGCCGCGCAACCTCCGCCGCGCCTCCTACATCCTCATCACGAAGTGTGACGGCACGGCGAACGGAGAACTCATCGCCCGCATCCGGAAATACAATGCCACGGCTGAGATCATCGAGTGTGCCCACGGCCCCATCCATCTGGAAAACCTATACACCCGGGAGCGCGAGCCGCTCTCGTTCCTGGAGGGGAAATGGGTCGGTGCGATCAGCGCCATCGCCGTCCCTGAGAATTTCGAGAAATCCCTGGCAGCCCTCGGGGCGAAGGTGGAGATACGCCGCCGATTTTCCGACCACCACCGCTTCACCCGCCGGGATGTGGACCAGTTCATGCAGCGCTGCGTGGAGCGGGACATGGAGATCATTGTCACCACGGAAAAAGACGCCGTCCGTTTCCCCAAGCCCACGGAAATCAACGTCCCCATCTACTTCCTCCGCATCGAGGTGGAGATCCTTTCCGGGCAGGAGGCTTGGGACGGGATGGTGGACCTCATCTGCAACCCGCCCCCTGTCAGGGATTCCGTCCTCAGGAATGCCGGTGAATTCCGGGTGTGA
- a CDS encoding AAA family ATPase, with the protein MNPDALQPLLQHLSETVIGAEEPARMLVTALLADGHVLIEGAPGIGKTTLAHTLATSMGGTFKRVQFTPDLLPSDLLGYNLYRSATGGFEFIPGPVFANCLLADEINRTSPRVQSALLESMNEGNVTIDGVTHGLPKPFMVIATQNDTHTAGTFPLPEPQLDRFLLSLEMTLPDAAKQAEIILSHASRWGAAAPAPDFGLAREAILALQEKAAQVPVSRAIAKYITALCEALRKLAGSDQSVSVRASLAILRAARANAFLDSAPAVHPDHVQAIFPAVMRHRILADESFDALELIGIALSKTAIP; encoded by the coding sequence ATGAATCCCGACGCACTCCAGCCCCTCCTCCAGCATCTTTCCGAAACCGTGATCGGCGCGGAGGAGCCAGCCCGCATGTTGGTCACCGCGCTACTTGCCGATGGCCATGTCCTCATCGAGGGTGCCCCGGGGATAGGCAAGACAACCCTCGCCCACACCCTCGCCACTTCCATGGGAGGCACCTTCAAGCGTGTGCAGTTCACCCCGGACCTGCTGCCCTCGGACCTGCTAGGCTACAACCTCTACCGCTCCGCCACCGGAGGCTTCGAGTTCATACCCGGCCCCGTTTTCGCAAACTGCCTGCTGGCGGATGAGATCAACCGCACCTCCCCGCGCGTCCAGTCCGCGCTGCTGGAAAGCATGAACGAGGGCAACGTCACCATCGACGGTGTGACCCACGGGCTGCCCAAGCCGTTCATGGTCATTGCCACCCAGAACGACACCCACACCGCAGGCACGTTCCCGCTGCCCGAGCCTCAGCTCGACCGCTTCCTGCTTTCCCTGGAGATGACCCTCCCTGATGCGGCGAAACAGGCAGAGATCATCCTTTCCCACGCCTCACGGTGGGGGGCCGCAGCGCCTGCGCCGGACTTCGGCCTCGCCCGCGAGGCGATCCTGGCCCTCCAGGAAAAAGCCGCGCAGGTTCCGGTCTCGCGCGCCATCGCGAAATACATCACCGCCCTCTGCGAGGCCTTGCGCAAGCTCGCGGGTTCCGATCAGAGCGTATCGGTGCGCGCCTCCCTCGCCATCCTCCGTGCCGCCCGTGCGAACGCTTTCCTGGATTCAGCCCCCGCCGTCCACCCGGATCACGTTCAGGCAATCTTCCCCGCCGTCATGCGCCATCGAATCTTGGCGGACGAGAGCTTCGATGCCCTGGAGCTGATCGGCATCGCACTTTCGAAAACGGCGATCCCGTAG
- a CDS encoding septal ring lytic transglycosylase RlpA family protein, translating into MILGLPSAIRLIPFAAVVLAGCISCSSRPSGYSGYMTRSYTVRGQTYHPMSVEQALGHRETGICSWYDESSFFGLKRGNTSLGEKVQPWHMTGAHKTLPLPCLVKVTNMENGRSVKLRINDRGPFIPGRHLDVTPRAAKKLGFHGDGLTRTRLEVLSVGDGSYRRKSRGGFLFW; encoded by the coding sequence ATGATACTCGGGCTTCCATCCGCAATCCGCCTCATCCCCTTCGCGGCGGTGGTGCTTGCCGGCTGCATTTCCTGCTCCTCGCGCCCCTCGGGCTACTCCGGCTACATGACCCGTTCCTACACAGTCCGTGGCCAGACATATCACCCCATGAGCGTCGAGCAGGCGCTGGGCCACAGGGAAACAGGCATCTGTTCCTGGTACGACGAATCGAGTTTCTTCGGCCTGAAACGCGGCAACACCTCGCTCGGCGAAAAAGTCCAGCCATGGCACATGACAGGCGCACACAAGACATTGCCGCTGCCCTGCCTCGTCAAGGTCACCAACATGGAGAACGGCCGCTCGGTCAAGCTACGCATCAACGACCGCGGCCCCTTCATCCCGGGGCGGCATCTGGATGTGACACCCCGCGCCGCCAAAAAGCTCGGCTTCCACGGCGATGGGCTGACCCGCACGCGCCTCGAGGTGCTTTCCGTAGGCGATGGGAGCTACCGCCGGAAATCCCGGGGAGGCTTCCTTTTCTGGTGA
- a CDS encoding type I restriction endonuclease subunit R: MASTYTEDHLVEQPAIQLMQHELGWDVMNCFGEWQGGVSDLGREGKREVVLTGRLRAALLSLNPDLPEEAIDVAVEELSRDRTALSLVEANREIAKLLKGGVTVKFPDKENGGQRVEVVAVIDWEVPENNDFLLASQFWVAGEYYTKRPDLIGFVNGLPLVLMELKAPGENVRQGYDKNIADYKGSIPQLFHYNGLIIVSNGVQSKIGSLTAKWEHYGDWKKAVSEEEAPDISLNTLLRGTCDKGRLLDLVENFSRFSDEKGKTQKLVARNHQFLGVNRAVEALKQAKDGRIGVFWHTQGSGKSYSMVFFAEKVFRKIAGNWTFVVITDRMELDRQISDTFANCGAANGKNSKATSASHLRELLTADHRYVFTLIHKFRTEPGTLHPVLSERDDIIVLTDEAHRSQYDTLAMNMRTALPNAKFVAFTGTPLIAGEERTREVFGEYVSIYDFKQSVEDGATVPLYYENRTKELEITNPELNEEIYQTIEDAGLDEDQEEKLKKVLGQKYHLITRDDRLDEVAKDIVHHFLNRGYQGKAMVVSIDKLTTLRMFEKVKAEWNAETARVRARLAKMSPQFPEYEELNARLKNLVETDMAVVVSPGQNEITEMAAKGFDILPHRERMVKEDLEEKFKNPEDKFRLVFVCAMWLTGFDAPSCSTLYLDKPMRGHTLMQTIARANRVYGDKVNGLIVDYANVFQELEKALAIYGAGGSGGELPVKDKTELVEALKIALEQVTEYCRKQNVDLAAIPNSSDKLFIPAVNQLMRTDEVRDEFLAQSNDVARLYKAVMPDPVIPLLAPKAQLIAELAKSVRATKDAVNITEVMEKISGVLDGSIVTTAKEEPGAPAKTIDLSKIDYGALARKFEKSKTKNIEAQQLRALIERKLDNLIRLNASRYDFLDRFQKMIEAYNSGALSIEQLFADLVTFTKDLSEEEQRHLRENVSEEELAVFDILTRPGPDLSPQETEAIKKVCRDLLAKLKTEKLVLEWRTRRTTRAAVRVEIEKMLDSGLPEKYTTELFESKCGALFQHVLEKYPDQGASVYGEAS, from the coding sequence ATGGCCTCCACCTACACCGAAGACCACCTCGTCGAGCAGCCTGCGATCCAGCTCATGCAGCATGAGCTGGGGTGGGATGTGATGAATTGCTTCGGGGAATGGCAAGGTGGGGTGAGTGATCTTGGGCGGGAGGGGAAGCGGGAGGTGGTTTTGACGGGACGGCTGAGGGCGGCGCTGCTTTCCCTGAATCCGGATCTGCCGGAGGAGGCGATTGATGTGGCGGTGGAGGAGCTTTCACGGGACAGGACGGCGCTGAGTCTGGTGGAGGCGAACCGGGAGATAGCCAAGCTGCTGAAAGGCGGGGTGACGGTGAAGTTCCCCGACAAGGAGAATGGCGGGCAGCGGGTGGAGGTGGTGGCGGTGATCGATTGGGAGGTGCCGGAGAACAACGATTTCCTGCTGGCCTCGCAGTTCTGGGTGGCGGGGGAGTATTATACGAAAAGGCCGGATCTGATCGGTTTCGTGAACGGTCTGCCGCTTGTGCTGATGGAGCTGAAAGCGCCGGGCGAGAATGTGCGGCAGGGTTACGACAAGAACATCGCGGACTACAAGGGTTCGATCCCGCAGCTTTTCCACTATAACGGGTTGATCATCGTATCCAACGGGGTGCAGAGCAAGATCGGCAGCCTGACGGCGAAGTGGGAGCACTACGGGGATTGGAAAAAGGCGGTGAGCGAGGAGGAGGCACCGGACATTTCCCTGAACACCCTGCTGCGCGGGACTTGCGACAAGGGGCGGCTGCTGGATCTGGTGGAGAATTTTTCCCGCTTCTCCGATGAGAAGGGGAAGACGCAGAAGCTGGTGGCGAGAAACCATCAGTTCCTGGGGGTGAACCGTGCGGTGGAGGCGCTGAAGCAGGCGAAGGATGGGAGGATAGGGGTTTTCTGGCACACGCAGGGATCGGGGAAGAGTTACTCGATGGTGTTCTTCGCGGAGAAGGTGTTCCGCAAGATCGCGGGGAACTGGACCTTCGTGGTGATCACGGACAGGATGGAGCTGGATAGACAGATCTCCGATACTTTCGCAAACTGCGGGGCGGCGAACGGCAAGAACTCGAAGGCGACGAGCGCGAGCCATCTGCGGGAGCTGCTGACGGCGGATCACCGGTATGTGTTCACGCTGATCCATAAGTTCCGCACGGAGCCGGGGACGCTGCATCCGGTGCTCTCGGAGCGGGACGACATCATCGTGCTGACGGATGAGGCGCACCGCAGCCAATACGATACGCTGGCGATGAACATGCGCACGGCGCTGCCGAATGCGAAGTTCGTGGCATTCACGGGAACCCCGCTGATCGCCGGGGAGGAGAGGACGCGGGAGGTTTTTGGCGAATACGTGAGCATCTATGATTTCAAGCAGTCCGTGGAGGACGGTGCGACGGTGCCGCTCTACTATGAGAACCGGACGAAGGAGCTGGAGATCACGAACCCGGAGCTGAACGAGGAGATCTACCAGACCATCGAGGACGCGGGGCTGGACGAGGATCAGGAGGAGAAGCTCAAGAAGGTGCTGGGTCAGAAATACCATCTCATCACCCGCGACGACAGGCTGGACGAGGTGGCGAAGGACATCGTGCACCATTTCCTGAACCGCGGCTACCAGGGCAAGGCGATGGTGGTATCCATCGACAAGCTGACGACCCTGCGGATGTTCGAAAAGGTCAAGGCGGAGTGGAATGCGGAGACGGCACGGGTGAGAGCGAGGCTAGCGAAGATGAGCCCGCAGTTTCCGGAATACGAAGAACTGAACGCGCGGCTCAAGAATCTGGTGGAGACGGATATGGCGGTGGTCGTCTCACCGGGTCAGAACGAGATCACGGAGATGGCGGCGAAGGGATTCGATATCCTGCCGCACCGGGAGCGGATGGTGAAAGAGGATCTGGAGGAGAAGTTCAAGAATCCGGAGGACAAGTTCCGCCTGGTCTTCGTCTGTGCGATGTGGCTCACGGGCTTCGATGCGCCGAGTTGCTCGACTCTCTATCTCGACAAGCCGATGCGCGGCCACACGCTGATGCAGACCATCGCCCGCGCGAACCGGGTCTATGGCGACAAGGTGAACGGCCTGATCGTGGACTACGCGAATGTTTTCCAGGAACTGGAGAAGGCACTGGCGATCTACGGAGCGGGCGGCAGCGGCGGGGAACTGCCGGTCAAAGACAAGACCGAGCTGGTGGAGGCGCTGAAAATCGCGCTGGAACAGGTGACGGAGTATTGCCGGAAACAGAATGTGGATCTGGCGGCGATCCCGAACTCCTCGGACAAGCTTTTCATCCCTGCGGTGAACCAACTGATGCGCACGGACGAGGTGCGGGATGAATTTCTAGCGCAATCCAATGATGTCGCGAGGCTCTACAAGGCCGTGATGCCGGATCCGGTGATCCCCCTGCTGGCACCGAAGGCGCAGCTGATTGCGGAGCTGGCGAAATCGGTAAGGGCAACGAAGGATGCAGTGAACATCACCGAGGTGATGGAGAAGATTTCGGGTGTGCTGGATGGATCTATCGTGACGACGGCGAAGGAAGAGCCGGGTGCGCCTGCGAAGACGATCGACCTGAGCAAGATCGACTACGGGGCGCTGGCGAGGAAGTTCGAGAAGAGCAAGACGAAGAACATCGAGGCGCAGCAACTGCGGGCGCTGATCGAGCGGAAGCTGGACAACCTGATACGACTGAACGCGAGCCGTTACGATTTCCTCGACCGCTTCCAGAAGATGATCGAGGCATACAACAGCGGGGCGCTGAGCATCGAGCAGTTGTTCGCGGATCTGGTGACCTTCACCAAGGATCTCAGCGAAGAGGAGCAGCGCCACCTGCGGGAAAACGTCAGCGAGGAAGAGCTGGCGGTGTTCGATATCCTCACAAGGCCGGGTCCGGATCTTTCCCCGCAGGAGACGGAAGCGATCAAGAAGGTCTGCCGGGACTTGCTGGCGAAGCTGAAGACCGAGAAACTGGTGCTGGAATGGAGAACCAGACGCACGACCCGCGCGGCTGTGCGGGTGGAGATCGAGAAGATGCTGGATTCCGGATTGCCGGAGAAATACACCACCGAACTCTTCGAATCCAAATGCGGAGCGCTGTTCCAGCACGTGCTCGAAAAGTATCCGGATCAGGGGGCGAGTGTTTACGGAGAGGCGAGCTGA
- a CDS encoding DUF1573 domain-containing protein has protein sequence MKALALLLLLAAALPAAAALRFEAPSIKAEANLDDKFITRDFKFTNSGDKAVTIREADAGCSCLAIQVAGGKLNYAPGETGTLRAVFELGSFQGTVEKQINVWLEGDPEEKPSTTLSMSVHIPVIISVEPKSVKWQVGGPADMQVIEVTMDYGKPIRVTSVATGNDMFSAELVTIEEGKRYAIQVKPAKGTDAGGLAVVRIETDVDVEKQRVQQAFAVISAPIGKR, from the coding sequence ATGAAAGCCCTAGCACTGCTCCTGTTGCTTGCCGCCGCCCTTCCGGCCGCCGCCGCCCTCCGCTTTGAGGCACCGTCCATCAAGGCCGAGGCGAACCTAGATGACAAGTTCATCACCAGGGATTTCAAGTTCACCAACAGCGGAGACAAAGCGGTTACGATCAGGGAAGCCGATGCCGGCTGCTCTTGCCTTGCCATTCAGGTGGCGGGCGGCAAGCTCAATTACGCCCCCGGCGAAACCGGCACCCTCCGCGCCGTCTTCGAGCTTGGAAGCTTCCAGGGCACCGTGGAAAAGCAGATCAATGTCTGGCTGGAAGGCGATCCCGAGGAAAAGCCATCCACGACCCTCTCGATGAGCGTCCACATCCCTGTCATCATCAGCGTGGAACCAAAAAGCGTGAAATGGCAGGTCGGCGGGCCGGCGGACATGCAGGTCATCGAGGTGACCATGGATTACGGGAAGCCGATCCGCGTCACTTCCGTAGCAACCGGCAACGACATGTTTTCCGCGGAACTCGTGACCATCGAGGAGGGGAAACGCTACGCGATCCAGGTCAAGCCGGCGAAAGGGACGGATGCGGGCGGCCTTGCGGTTGTCCGCATCGAGACGGATGTGGATGTCGAGAAACAGCGCGTCCAGCAGGCATTCGCGGTCATTTCCGCACCCATCGGAAAGCGCTGA
- the pyrE gene encoding orotate phosphoribosyltransferase, with translation MLQTTADLKALLLKKSVRTGSFTLASGKHSDLYIDCRVTALDPFGAALIGDLGWHAVRSKIHSEKLSIQAIGGMTLGADPISLAIGMASARSHPDEALQVFTVRKEPKGHGAGKQIEGNFAPGQNVIVVDDVITTGGSTLKAIDAIEKEGGHVKFCIVLVDREEGGRQAIEARGIHVIPLFTRTTLLS, from the coding sequence ATGCTCCAGACCACAGCCGACCTCAAAGCCCTGCTCCTGAAAAAATCCGTCCGCACCGGCAGCTTCACCCTCGCCTCCGGGAAACATTCCGACCTCTACATCGACTGCCGCGTCACCGCCCTCGATCCCTTCGGCGCCGCCCTCATCGGGGATCTCGGATGGCACGCAGTCCGTTCCAAGATCCATTCCGAAAAGCTCTCCATCCAGGCCATCGGCGGCATGACCCTCGGGGCCGACCCCATCTCCCTCGCGATCGGCATGGCCTCCGCCCGCTCCCATCCGGACGAAGCCCTCCAGGTCTTCACCGTCCGCAAGGAACCCAAAGGCCACGGCGCAGGGAAGCAGATCGAAGGCAACTTCGCCCCCGGCCAGAACGTCATCGTCGTCGATGACGTCATCACCACCGGCGGCTCCACCCTCAAAGCCATCGACGCCATCGAAAAGGAAGGCGGCCATGTGAAATTCTGCATCGTCCTGGTGGACCGTGAGGAAGGCGGCCGCCAGGCCATCGAAGCACGCGGCATCCACGTCATCCCGCTCTTCACGCGGACGACGCTGCTCTCTTGA
- a CDS encoding sigma-70 family RNA polymerase sigma factor has product MNKPRGDASKPVPSPQGSADTDAAAGDAEEDSALVGLAQQGDMRAYDALVIRHQGRIYAMIRNMVKNDADAWDLSQDVFVKAWQALPRFEARARFSTWLFRIAHNTVYDWVRKRKIEGAGELNDEIFNRDSIEASARTAPSVADAPDDALSNTELRAKIEEALGKLSEEHREAVILKDVQGLSYKEIAEVMGSTLGTVMSRLFYARQKLQTLLKDEYESR; this is encoded by the coding sequence ATGAATAAGCCGAGAGGTGATGCGTCCAAACCAGTGCCAAGTCCGCAAGGATCCGCAGACACGGATGCTGCGGCGGGGGATGCCGAAGAGGATTCCGCGCTGGTGGGCTTGGCGCAGCAGGGTGACATGCGTGCCTACGACGCGCTGGTCATCCGCCATCAGGGAAGGATTTACGCAATGATACGGAACATGGTCAAAAACGACGCCGATGCCTGGGATCTCTCCCAGGATGTCTTCGTGAAGGCGTGGCAGGCACTGCCGCGCTTCGAGGCGCGTGCCCGTTTTTCCACCTGGCTGTTCCGCATCGCCCACAACACCGTCTACGACTGGGTGCGGAAACGCAAGATCGAGGGCGCCGGCGAGCTCAACGACGAGATCTTCAACCGCGACAGCATCGAGGCCTCCGCGCGCACGGCTCCGTCCGTTGCCGATGCCCCGGATGATGCCCTTTCCAACACCGAACTGCGCGCAAAGATCGAGGAAGCCCTGGGGAAACTCAGCGAAGAACACCGCGAGGCCGTGATCCTCAAGGATGTGCAGGGGCTTTCCTACAAGGAAATCGCCGAGGTGATGGGCAGCACCCTCGGTACCGTGATGAGCCGCCTCTTTTACGCCCGCCAGAAACTCCAAACCCTCCTGAAAGATGAATACGAATCCCGATGA